GTTTGCCGGTGCCCTTGCGCACGACCTGGGCGACGGCTTTGTTGCTGCCGCCATCGAGAAACACCGCTTCGGTGGCCAGATCGGTTTCCTGGTCGCGAATGCCGCTGGCAGTACTGACTGCCGCAGCCACCAGGGCGATCGGGATGACTTCATAAGGCTTGAGGCCTTCGGTCTTGCTGCTGACGGCGGTGATCGCCGCACGCACCACCATCACGCCAGGGCCGGGACCGTTGGCCAGTGGCAGGGATTTCCCTATTTCGCGTTTAAGTGCTTGATCGTAGTAACTGGTGATGCCGTTCAGTGTGGTCTGAGGGATCTTCACCGTCGGTTGCGGTTTGGGATAGAGCTGAGTCGGTTCGACGTAGACACTGGTGAATTTGTTGATATCAAGCTTGGGGTCCATCCAGCGCATCACCACGGCGCCCGATGGCGACTTGGCTTCCTTCAGCTGACTGTAGTCCTTGAGAAAACCGGAGTACTGGTCTGGCTCGACGACTTTGCTGGAGCAACCCACCACCCCGATAGAGGCGATGCACAGTGTGCTCATCATTAACGCAAGCTTCATGCTGTAACTCCTGTCAGAAGGCCGGGCAACAATATTGCATAGAGGAATTACAGGTATAGCCAATGCCCGGCACTTTGTTTTCAAAAAACACAATATTCATCTATTGCCACAGCACATCATTGACATCAAAGGCCCCTTCGCGGGTAAGCCTCACTCCTACTTGTAAGAAATGCATACAACCCGGTCCCGTAGGAGCGAGGCTTGCCCGCGAAGACATCATCTCGAACAACACAAAACCTCATCTGGAAAAAACTGGTCAATCACCACAAAGATCCGTTTTTTTCGCCGCCAATTCCCGCCGACTACCGCCCCGCATCGCCTTGGTCGGGTATCGGGGCAAGCCCACCTGGAAAACTTCAGCGCCGCCGAAACAATGGCCGCGGCTCAATCACCGAGCGCCCATAAAGCACACTCATCCCCGCCAAGCCCTTCAGTGCATCTTCGGCGGACTTGTCTTCGCGCACGGCAAAACTGTCGAAACCGCATTGGCGCATGTGGCTTAGTTGATCGCGCAGT
The Pseudomonas lini DNA segment above includes these coding regions:
- a CDS encoding DUF3313 domain-containing protein, whose product is MKLALMMSTLCIASIGVVGCSSKVVEPDQYSGFLKDYSQLKEAKSPSGAVVMRWMDPKLDINKFTSVYVEPTQLYPKPQPTVKIPQTTLNGITSYYDQALKREIGKSLPLANGPGPGVMVVRAAITAVSSKTEGLKPYEVIPIALVAAAVSTASGIRDQETDLATEAVFLDGGSNKAVAQVVRKGTGKPLENSDQVMKTDDVKNVIDGWASDLHQSYLKLKSK